One genomic segment of Sminthopsis crassicaudata isolate SCR6 chromosome 2, ASM4859323v1, whole genome shotgun sequence includes these proteins:
- the LOC141555824 gene encoding uncharacterized protein LOC141555824 isoform X1, protein MFNHEGLPPGNFGLGQGSMPDASSHYSKGGYVGGSAARPSQPQPPSQTFFPFPSAVKSEYSLEGPSAPDSSQTKGWYAFAAPPPPAEAGQAAAPHNLHLLPPKEEDSSCSSPSSSSSGAPERDLRDTVVPEAKYCARPGPAYYAPAWTGPFWPGLGSSSSVPSAALPGPPLPPHPLQALGSFSGPRPLYPAPLQQPQAGLGNSSGNNSSSSGSSNVSSSNVSSSVSSTSGSSGAASEEGVPSSDSGEEDTPTSEELELFAKELKHKRISLGFTQADVGMALGTLYGKMFSQTTICRFEALQLSFKNMCKLKPLLQRWLQAVENTDNPQEALAVPCPPQMCSMEQVLAQARKRKRRTSIETSVKGTLEGFFRRCGKPTPQQICDLAEELHLDKDVVRVWFCNRRQKGKRLLLPYGEEAEALPYELAPGTALVLPTAAVPQNYAAPPPPVAPALYMPAFPKGEPCIPGMPMPNGGL, encoded by the exons ATGTTTAACCACGAGGGGCTTCCTCCGGGCAACTTCGGCCTGGGCCAGGGCTCGATGCCCGACGCGTCCTCCCACTACAGCAAAGGCGGCTACGTCGGGGGGAGCGCCGCGAGACCGTCCCAGCCCCAGCCGCCGTCGCAgaccttctttcccttcccctcggCAGTGAAGAGCGAGTACAGCTTGGAGGGACCCTCGGCTCCCGACTCCAGCCAGACCAAGGGGTGGTACGCCTTCGCAGCGCCGCCACCCCCGGCCGAGGCCGGCCAGGCCGCGGCCCCCCACAACCTTCACCTCCTGCCTCCCAAAGAGGAAGACTCTTCCTGCTCTTCCCCGTCCTCCTCGTCCTCCGGAGCTCCTGAGCGGGACCTCAGGGACACCGTGGTCCCTGAAGCCAAGTACTGCGCCCGACCGGGCCCAGCCTACTACGCCCCTGCTTGGACCGGGCCCTTCTGGCCGGGCTTGGGGAGCAGCAGCTCGGTTCCCAGCGCGGCGCTGCCGGggcctcctctccctccccaccctctGCAGGCTCTGGGGAGCTTTTCTGGTCCCAGGCCTCTTTACCCAGCTCCCCTCCAGCAGCCCCAGGCCGGGCTGGGCAACAGCAGCGGCAACAACAGCAGTAGCAGCGGCAGCAGCAATGTCAGCAGCAGCAATGTCAGCAGCAGTGTCAGCAGCACCAGTGGGTCCAGCGGGGCGGCCAGTGAGGAGGGCGTCCCGTCCAGCGACAGCGGGGAGGAG GACACCCCGACCTCCGAGGAGCTGGAGCTGTTTGCCAAAGAACTGAAACACAAGCGAATTTCTTTGGGTTTCACTCAGGCTGACGTGGGCATGGCCTTGGGCACATTGTATG GAAAGATGTTCAGTCAGACGACCATCTGCCGGTTCGAAGCTCTGCAGTTGAGTTTTAAGAATATGTGCAAATTGAAACCGCTCCTCCAGAGGTGGCTGCAGGCTGTGGAGAACACGGACAACCCTCAGGAG gCTCTAGCTGTGCCCTGTCCCCCCCAGATGTGCAGTATGGAACAAGTGCTAGCCCAGGCTCGAAAGCGTAAACGTCGCACGAGTATTGAGACCAGTGTGAAGGGCACCCTAGAGGGCTTCTTCAGGCGGTGTGGGAAGCCCACTCCACAGCAAATCTGTGACTTGGCAGAAGAGCTGCACCTGGACAAAGAT gTGGTGCGAGTCTGGTTCTGCAACCGCAGGCAGAAGGGTAAGCGGCTTCTTCTGCCCTACGGGGAGGAAGCGGAAGCACTGCCTTACGAGCTGGCCCCGGGCACTGCCCTCGTCCTGCCGACCGCTGCTGTGCCCCAGAACTATGCAGCACCCCCGCCTCCCGTGGCCCCCGCCCTCTACATGCCCGCCTTCCCCAAGGGGGAGCCCTGCATCCCAGGCATGCCCATGCCTAACGGGGGCCTCTGA
- the LOC141555824 gene encoding uncharacterized protein LOC141555824 isoform X3 encodes MFNHEGLPPGNFGLGQGSMPDASSHYSKGGYVGGSAARPSQPQPPSQTFFPFPSAVKSEYSLEGPSAPDSSQTKGWYAFAAPPPPAEAGQAAAPHNLHLLPPKEEDSSCSSPSSSSSGAPERDLRDTVVPEAKYCARPGPAYYAPAWTGPFWPGLGSSSSVPSAALPGPPLPPHPLQALGSFSGPRPLYPAPLQQPQAGLGNSSGNNSSSSGSSNVSSSNVSSSVSSTSGSSGAASEEGVPSSDSGEEDTPTSEELELFAKELKHKRISLGFTQADVGMALGTLYGKMFSQTTICRFEALQLSFKNMCKLKPLLQRWLQAVENTDNPQEVVRVWFCNRRQKGKRLLLPYGEEAEALPYELAPGTALVLPTAAVPQNYAAPPPPVAPALYMPAFPKGEPCIPGMPMPNGGL; translated from the exons ATGTTTAACCACGAGGGGCTTCCTCCGGGCAACTTCGGCCTGGGCCAGGGCTCGATGCCCGACGCGTCCTCCCACTACAGCAAAGGCGGCTACGTCGGGGGGAGCGCCGCGAGACCGTCCCAGCCCCAGCCGCCGTCGCAgaccttctttcccttcccctcggCAGTGAAGAGCGAGTACAGCTTGGAGGGACCCTCGGCTCCCGACTCCAGCCAGACCAAGGGGTGGTACGCCTTCGCAGCGCCGCCACCCCCGGCCGAGGCCGGCCAGGCCGCGGCCCCCCACAACCTTCACCTCCTGCCTCCCAAAGAGGAAGACTCTTCCTGCTCTTCCCCGTCCTCCTCGTCCTCCGGAGCTCCTGAGCGGGACCTCAGGGACACCGTGGTCCCTGAAGCCAAGTACTGCGCCCGACCGGGCCCAGCCTACTACGCCCCTGCTTGGACCGGGCCCTTCTGGCCGGGCTTGGGGAGCAGCAGCTCGGTTCCCAGCGCGGCGCTGCCGGggcctcctctccctccccaccctctGCAGGCTCTGGGGAGCTTTTCTGGTCCCAGGCCTCTTTACCCAGCTCCCCTCCAGCAGCCCCAGGCCGGGCTGGGCAACAGCAGCGGCAACAACAGCAGTAGCAGCGGCAGCAGCAATGTCAGCAGCAGCAATGTCAGCAGCAGTGTCAGCAGCACCAGTGGGTCCAGCGGGGCGGCCAGTGAGGAGGGCGTCCCGTCCAGCGACAGCGGGGAGGAG GACACCCCGACCTCCGAGGAGCTGGAGCTGTTTGCCAAAGAACTGAAACACAAGCGAATTTCTTTGGGTTTCACTCAGGCTGACGTGGGCATGGCCTTGGGCACATTGTATG GAAAGATGTTCAGTCAGACGACCATCTGCCGGTTCGAAGCTCTGCAGTTGAGTTTTAAGAATATGTGCAAATTGAAACCGCTCCTCCAGAGGTGGCTGCAGGCTGTGGAGAACACGGACAACCCTCAGGAG gTGGTGCGAGTCTGGTTCTGCAACCGCAGGCAGAAGGGTAAGCGGCTTCTTCTGCCCTACGGGGAGGAAGCGGAAGCACTGCCTTACGAGCTGGCCCCGGGCACTGCCCTCGTCCTGCCGACCGCTGCTGTGCCCCAGAACTATGCAGCACCCCCGCCTCCCGTGGCCCCCGCCCTCTACATGCCCGCCTTCCCCAAGGGGGAGCCCTGCATCCCAGGCATGCCCATGCCTAACGGGGGCCTCTGA
- the LOC141555824 gene encoding uncharacterized protein LOC141555824 isoform X2: protein MFNHEGLPPGNFGLGQGSMPDASSHYSKGGYVGGSAARPSQPQPPSQTFFPFPSAVKSEYSLEGPSAPDSSQTKGWYAFAAPPPPAEAGQAAAPHNLHLLPPKEEDSSCSSPSSSSSGAPERDLRDTVVPEAKYCARPGPAYYAPAWTGPFWPGLGSSSSVPSAALPGPPLPPHPLQALGSFSGPRPLYPAPLQQPQAGLGNSSGNNSSSSGSSNVSSSNVSSSVSSTSGSSGAASEEGVPSSDSGEEDTPTSEELELFAKELKHKRISLGFTQADVGMALGTLYGKMFSQTTICRFEALQLSFKNMCKLKPLLQRWLQAVENTDNPQEMCSMEQVLAQARKRKRRTSIETSVKGTLEGFFRRCGKPTPQQICDLAEELHLDKDVVRVWFCNRRQKGKRLLLPYGEEAEALPYELAPGTALVLPTAAVPQNYAAPPPPVAPALYMPAFPKGEPCIPGMPMPNGGL from the exons ATGTTTAACCACGAGGGGCTTCCTCCGGGCAACTTCGGCCTGGGCCAGGGCTCGATGCCCGACGCGTCCTCCCACTACAGCAAAGGCGGCTACGTCGGGGGGAGCGCCGCGAGACCGTCCCAGCCCCAGCCGCCGTCGCAgaccttctttcccttcccctcggCAGTGAAGAGCGAGTACAGCTTGGAGGGACCCTCGGCTCCCGACTCCAGCCAGACCAAGGGGTGGTACGCCTTCGCAGCGCCGCCACCCCCGGCCGAGGCCGGCCAGGCCGCGGCCCCCCACAACCTTCACCTCCTGCCTCCCAAAGAGGAAGACTCTTCCTGCTCTTCCCCGTCCTCCTCGTCCTCCGGAGCTCCTGAGCGGGACCTCAGGGACACCGTGGTCCCTGAAGCCAAGTACTGCGCCCGACCGGGCCCAGCCTACTACGCCCCTGCTTGGACCGGGCCCTTCTGGCCGGGCTTGGGGAGCAGCAGCTCGGTTCCCAGCGCGGCGCTGCCGGggcctcctctccctccccaccctctGCAGGCTCTGGGGAGCTTTTCTGGTCCCAGGCCTCTTTACCCAGCTCCCCTCCAGCAGCCCCAGGCCGGGCTGGGCAACAGCAGCGGCAACAACAGCAGTAGCAGCGGCAGCAGCAATGTCAGCAGCAGCAATGTCAGCAGCAGTGTCAGCAGCACCAGTGGGTCCAGCGGGGCGGCCAGTGAGGAGGGCGTCCCGTCCAGCGACAGCGGGGAGGAG GACACCCCGACCTCCGAGGAGCTGGAGCTGTTTGCCAAAGAACTGAAACACAAGCGAATTTCTTTGGGTTTCACTCAGGCTGACGTGGGCATGGCCTTGGGCACATTGTATG GAAAGATGTTCAGTCAGACGACCATCTGCCGGTTCGAAGCTCTGCAGTTGAGTTTTAAGAATATGTGCAAATTGAAACCGCTCCTCCAGAGGTGGCTGCAGGCTGTGGAGAACACGGACAACCCTCAGGAG ATGTGCAGTATGGAACAAGTGCTAGCCCAGGCTCGAAAGCGTAAACGTCGCACGAGTATTGAGACCAGTGTGAAGGGCACCCTAGAGGGCTTCTTCAGGCGGTGTGGGAAGCCCACTCCACAGCAAATCTGTGACTTGGCAGAAGAGCTGCACCTGGACAAAGAT gTGGTGCGAGTCTGGTTCTGCAACCGCAGGCAGAAGGGTAAGCGGCTTCTTCTGCCCTACGGGGAGGAAGCGGAAGCACTGCCTTACGAGCTGGCCCCGGGCACTGCCCTCGTCCTGCCGACCGCTGCTGTGCCCCAGAACTATGCAGCACCCCCGCCTCCCGTGGCCCCCGCCCTCTACATGCCCGCCTTCCCCAAGGGGGAGCCCTGCATCCCAGGCATGCCCATGCCTAACGGGGGCCTCTGA
- the FUT7 gene encoding alpha-(1,3)-fucosyltransferase 7, whose product MPSSRLFFQRAVAGMALLLALWLLVSSRAWRPGTRSLRRGFQPHSKLTILIWHWPFGKPLPLDGDVCAHYGVANCRLSTNHSLLGQASAVVFHHHELQRGAVRLPLARRPLRQPWVWTNLESPSNTHGLSHYGNIFNWVMTYRRDSDIFVPYGELVPRDGAAPPVPAKSRTAAWVVSNYHRTQKRVLVYNQLSKHLQVDVFGRASRKPLCPECLLPTLAPYRFYLAFENSQHRDYITEKLWRNALSAGAVPVALGPPRSTYEAFLPADSFVHVDDFGSVRELAAFLKGMNSSRYQSFFAWRERLAVRLHSDWRERFCAICAHYPRLPQDQVYRDLEAWFKS is encoded by the coding sequence ATGCCCAGCTCCAGGCTGTTCTTCCAGCGAGCCGTGGCTGGGATGGCGCTGCTCCTTGCCCTCTGGCTCCTGGTCTCTAGCAGGGCCTGGCGTCCTGGGACGCGGTCCCTGCGCAGAGGCTTCCAGCCGCACTCTAAGCTGACGATCCTCATCTGGCACTGGCCTTTCGGGAAGCCCTTGCCTCTGGACGGGGATGTCTGCGCTCACTACGGCGTGGCCAACTGCCGGCTCAGCACCAACCACAGCCTGCTGGGCCAGGCCAGCGCGGTGGTCTTCCACCACCACGAGCTCCAGAGAGGGGCCGTCCGGCTGCCCTTGGCTCGCCGGCCCCTCAGGCAGCCCTGGGTGTGGACCAACCTTGAATCTCCCAGCAACACCCACGGACTCTCCCACTATGGCAACATTTTCAACTGGGTCATGACCTACCGCAGGGACTCGGACATCTTTGTGCCCTACGGAGAGCTGGTGCCCCGGGACGGGGCGGCTCCCCCCGTGCCCGCCAAGAGCCGGACGGCCGCCTGGGTCGTCAGTAACTACCACCGCACCCAGAAGCGCGTGCTGGTCTACAACCAGCTATCTAAACACCTCCAGGTGGACGTGTTTGGCCGTGCCAGCAGGAAGCCACTGTGCCCTGAGTGCCTCCTGCCCACCCTTGCCCCCTACCGATTCTACCTGGCCTTTGAGAACTCCCAGCACCGGGACTACATCACGGAGAAGTTATGGAGAAACGCTCTGAGCGCAGGGGCCGTGCCCGTGGCTTTAGGCCCTCCTCGCTCAACCTACGAGGCCTTCCTGCCAGCCGACTCCTTCGTCCACGTGGATGACTTCGGCTCGGTCCGGGAGCTGGCCGCCTTCCTGAAGGGCATGAACTCCAGCCGTTACCAGAGCTTCTTCGCCTGGCGTGAGAGGCTGGCCGTGCGGCTCCACAGCGACTGGAGGGAGCGCTTCTGCGCCATCTGCGCCCACTACCCCCGTCTGCCCCAGGACCAGGTCTACAGGGACCTAGAGGCCTGGTTTAAGTCGTGA